From one Reyranella humidisoli genomic stretch:
- a CDS encoding NCS2 family permease translates to MLEQLFKLKANETSVRTELVAGLTTFLTMAYIIFVNPSILAEAKMPFGAVFAATCVAAAIGCFLMAFLANYPIALAPGMGLNAYFAFGVVGGMGHSWQVALGCVFISGIIFLIISVLPIREWIVNAIPKSLKMAIAAGIGLFLALIALKNAGIVVAHPATLVTHGKMTSWPVVMAVLGFAVIVALEYRRVMGGVIIGILLVTVISILAGHQKFAGIFAVPPSIAPVFLQMDLAGALQVGLVTVVFAFLFVDLFDNTGTLIALAHRGGFMRPDGTVPRLRGALIADSSAAMIGAAVGTSTTTSYIESASGINAGGRTGLTAAAVGVLFLLALFLSPLAASIPAYATAPALLYIACLMARGLTEIEWNDVTEAAPAVITAIAMPFTFSIADGIAFGFISYAGIKVAAGRYRDVHPAVGILAVLFVTKYMVIG, encoded by the coding sequence ATGCTCGAACAACTCTTCAAGCTGAAAGCCAACGAAACGAGCGTCCGAACCGAACTGGTGGCCGGCCTCACGACCTTCCTGACGATGGCCTACATCATCTTCGTCAATCCCTCGATCCTGGCCGAGGCGAAGATGCCGTTCGGCGCGGTGTTCGCCGCGACCTGCGTCGCGGCCGCAATCGGCTGCTTCCTGATGGCCTTCCTCGCCAACTACCCGATCGCCCTCGCCCCCGGCATGGGCCTCAACGCCTACTTCGCCTTCGGCGTGGTCGGCGGCATGGGCCATAGCTGGCAGGTCGCCTTGGGCTGCGTCTTCATCTCGGGCATCATCTTCCTGATCATCAGCGTGCTGCCGATTCGCGAATGGATCGTCAACGCCATCCCGAAGTCGCTGAAGATGGCGATCGCGGCCGGCATCGGCCTCTTCCTGGCGCTGATCGCCCTGAAGAACGCGGGCATCGTGGTCGCACATCCCGCCACGCTGGTGACCCACGGCAAGATGACGAGCTGGCCGGTGGTGATGGCCGTTCTGGGCTTCGCCGTCATCGTCGCTCTGGAGTACCGCCGGGTCATGGGCGGGGTGATCATCGGCATCCTGCTCGTCACCGTGATATCGATCCTGGCGGGACACCAGAAGTTCGCCGGCATTTTCGCCGTTCCGCCCTCGATCGCGCCGGTCTTCCTGCAGATGGATCTCGCCGGGGCCCTGCAGGTCGGCCTGGTGACGGTGGTGTTCGCCTTCCTGTTCGTCGATCTGTTCGACAATACGGGCACGCTGATCGCCCTCGCCCATCGCGGCGGTTTCATGCGGCCCGACGGTACCGTTCCGCGGCTGCGCGGCGCGCTGATCGCGGACAGCTCCGCCGCCATGATCGGCGCCGCGGTCGGCACCTCGACCACGACCAGCTACATCGAGAGCGCATCGGGGATCAACGCGGGCGGCCGGACGGGCCTCACCGCCGCGGCAGTCGGCGTGCTGTTCCTGCTGGCGCTGTTCCTGTCGCCGCTCGCCGCCTCGATTCCAGCCTACGCGACGGCGCCCGCGCTGCTGTACATCGCCTGCCTGATGGCCCGCGGCCTCACCGAGATCGAATGGAATGACGTTACTGAGGCGGCGCCCGCGGTGATCACCGCGATCGCCATGCCCTTCACCTTCTCGATCGCCGACGGCATCGCCTTCGGCTTCATCTCGTACGCCGGAATCAAAGTTGCCGCAGGCCGGTATCGCGATGTACACCCGGCGGTAGGAATTCTTGCTGTCCTGTTCGTGACCAAATACATGGTCATCGGATGA
- a CDS encoding DUF1467 family protein → MGWATGIMVFFVIWWTILFCILPLGVRRVENPGAGEERGAPERPELMRKAVITTIVAAVLWLAFYGLYQADVFSFRRLEGS, encoded by the coding sequence ATGGGCTGGGCTACCGGCATCATGGTCTTTTTCGTCATCTGGTGGACGATCCTGTTCTGCATCCTCCCGCTGGGTGTCCGGCGGGTCGAGAACCCCGGTGCGGGCGAGGAGCGGGGCGCGCCCGAGCGGCCGGAGCTGATGCGGAAAGCGGTCATCACGACGATCGTGGCGGCTGTGTTGTGGCTGGCGTTCTATGGCCTGTACCAGGCCGACGTCTTCAGCTTCCGGCGGCTCGAGGGCTCCTGA
- the mce gene encoding methylmalonyl-CoA epimerase, producing the protein MIGRLNHIAIAVPDLAKATELYRTVMGAKVSAPKEQPAHGVTVVFVELPNTKIELLHPLGEKSPIANFLARNADGGIHHVCYEVEDIYAARDKLKSQGARVLGDGEPKIGAHDKPVLFLHPKDFTGTLIELEQV; encoded by the coding sequence ATGATCGGACGCCTCAACCACATCGCGATTGCCGTGCCCGACCTGGCCAAGGCCACGGAACTCTATCGCACCGTGATGGGCGCCAAGGTGAGCGCGCCCAAGGAACAGCCGGCCCATGGCGTGACGGTCGTGTTCGTCGAGTTGCCCAACACCAAGATCGAGCTGCTGCATCCGCTCGGCGAGAAGTCGCCGATCGCCAACTTCCTCGCGCGCAACGCCGATGGCGGCATCCATCATGTCTGCTACGAGGTCGAGGACATCTACGCCGCGCGCGACAAGCTGAAATCGCAGGGCGCGCGCGTATTGGGCGACGGCGAGCCGAAGATCGGTGCGCATGACAAGCCCGTGCTGTTCCTGCACCCCAAGGATTTCACCGGCACCCTGATCGAACTCGAACAGGTCTGA
- a CDS encoding ribonuclease J yields the protein MTVPSNDELLFLALGGAGEIGMNLNLYGTAGKWLMVDLGIGFADSSMAGVEVVMPDPEFIVERRADLVGIVLTHAHEDHLGAVADLWPRLKAPVYATPFAASVLKRKLIDAGLRDVVPVTEIPLGGKFDLKPFSLEMITMTHSILEPNALAIRTKFGTVFHTGDWKIDPEPLLGELTDEAMLKRIGDEGALAMVCDSTNVFVEGEAGSESKVRANLEKLIQGHKGRVAVTCFASNLARVESVALAAVAAGRHPVLSGRALTRMLEAARECGYLLDFPECVPEQQAGYLPRDKVLFICTGSQGEPRASMSKLAGGEHRDLMLEAGDTAIFSSRVIPGNEHSVGRLQNALIARGVKVITDREADIHVSGHPARDELVRVYQWVRPKIALPVHGEVRHMMEHAALARACQVPETIVAPNGTLVRLAPGPAEIIDHVFSGRLARDGDGLIPLDGESLRERRKLLWNGAAAATLVVDRRGKALAPPKVSLRGIDDADGELEETIVEALSEMLADLSAAERSDDRRIEEGARQAVRRVVRAHLGKKPLTDVHIVRI from the coding sequence ATGACCGTCCCGTCGAACGACGAACTGCTGTTCCTCGCCCTGGGCGGTGCCGGCGAAATCGGCATGAACCTCAACCTCTACGGCACGGCCGGCAAGTGGCTGATGGTCGATCTCGGCATCGGCTTCGCCGACAGCTCGATGGCCGGCGTCGAGGTCGTGATGCCGGATCCGGAGTTCATCGTGGAGCGCCGCGCCGATCTTGTCGGGATCGTCCTGACGCACGCCCATGAGGATCATCTGGGCGCCGTCGCCGACCTGTGGCCGCGGCTCAAGGCGCCGGTCTATGCGACCCCGTTCGCGGCCTCGGTGCTGAAGCGCAAGCTGATCGATGCCGGCCTGCGCGACGTGGTGCCGGTCACCGAGATCCCGCTGGGCGGCAAGTTCGACCTGAAGCCATTCTCGCTCGAAATGATCACCATGACGCATTCGATCCTCGAGCCGAATGCGCTGGCGATCCGCACGAAGTTCGGCACGGTCTTCCACACCGGCGACTGGAAGATCGATCCCGAGCCGCTGCTGGGCGAGCTCACCGACGAGGCAATGCTGAAGCGCATCGGCGACGAAGGCGCGCTTGCCATGGTCTGCGACAGCACCAACGTCTTCGTCGAGGGCGAGGCCGGCTCCGAATCCAAGGTGCGCGCCAACCTCGAGAAGCTGATCCAGGGACACAAGGGCAGGGTGGCCGTCACCTGCTTCGCGTCGAACCTCGCCCGCGTCGAGAGCGTGGCGCTCGCCGCTGTGGCGGCCGGGCGCCATCCGGTCCTGTCGGGCCGGGCCCTGACACGCATGCTCGAGGCGGCGCGCGAGTGCGGCTACCTCCTCGACTTTCCCGAATGCGTGCCCGAGCAGCAGGCCGGCTACCTCCCGCGCGACAAGGTGCTGTTCATCTGCACGGGCAGCCAGGGCGAGCCGCGCGCCTCGATGTCCAAGCTGGCGGGCGGCGAGCATCGCGACCTCATGCTGGAAGCTGGCGACACCGCGATCTTCTCGTCCCGCGTCATTCCCGGGAACGAGCATTCGGTGGGACGCCTGCAGAATGCGCTGATTGCGCGCGGCGTGAAGGTGATCACCGACCGCGAGGCCGACATCCACGTCTCGGGCCATCCGGCGCGCGACGAACTGGTGCGGGTTTATCAATGGGTCCGGCCGAAGATCGCCCTGCCGGTCCATGGCGAGGTCCGTCACATGATGGAGCATGCCGCCCTCGCGCGGGCCTGCCAGGTGCCGGAGACGATCGTGGCGCCGAACGGCACGCTGGTGCGGTTGGCGCCAGGGCCGGCGGAGATCATCGATCACGTCTTTTCCGGCCGGTTGGCGCGCGACGGCGACGGGCTCATCCCGCTGGACGGCGAATCGCTGCGCGAGCGCCGCAAGCTCCTGTGGAACGGCGCGGCGGCGGCTACCCTGGTGGTCGACAGGCGGGGCAAGGCCCTCGCACCGCCCAAGGTGTCGCTGCGGGGCATCGACGACGCGGACGGTGAGCTCGAGGAGACCATCGTGGAGGCGCTGTCCGAGATGCTGGCCGACCTCAGCGCCGCGGAGCGCTCGGACGACCGGCGGATCGAGGAGGGGGCCCGCCAGGCCGTGCGGCGCGTCGTGCGCGCGCACCTCGGCAAGAAGCCGTTGACGGACGTTCACATCGTACGCATCTAA
- a CDS encoding type III pantothenate kinase: MLLAIDVGNTNSKFVIFDKDRIVAAWRLRTESKRTADEYAAWVTQLMNLQGFDPKSIKGAILASVVPAVNPHLRRLCETYFHNKLLIVGEPDCDLGIKVLIDRPAEAGADRLVGVIAGHTKYGGPLITIDFGSATTFDLADQDGNFIGGVFAPGVELTIEAFYLMTARLPRIRVEKPAHVIGKNTVANMQSGIFWGYVGLIESLIKRIRAEYGEPMKVIATGGLASVFKDEIGLFDFIEPDLMSLGLLEIWRRNRG, from the coding sequence ATGCTGCTTGCCATCGACGTCGGCAACACCAACTCGAAGTTCGTCATCTTCGACAAGGACCGGATCGTCGCCGCGTGGCGGCTGCGCACAGAATCCAAGCGCACGGCCGACGAATATGCGGCATGGGTCACGCAACTCATGAACCTGCAGGGCTTCGACCCGAAGTCCATCAAGGGCGCCATCCTGGCCAGCGTCGTGCCGGCGGTAAACCCGCACCTGCGCCGCCTCTGCGAGACTTACTTTCATAACAAGCTGCTGATCGTCGGCGAGCCCGACTGTGATCTCGGCATCAAGGTGCTGATCGACCGACCGGCCGAGGCGGGCGCGGACCGGCTGGTCGGCGTGATCGCCGGTCACACCAAGTACGGCGGGCCGCTGATCACCATCGACTTCGGCAGCGCCACGACCTTCGACCTCGCCGACCAGGACGGCAACTTCATCGGCGGCGTGTTCGCGCCCGGCGTCGAGCTGACGATCGAGGCCTTCTACCTGATGACGGCGCGGCTGCCGCGCATTCGGGTCGAGAAGCCGGCCCACGTGATCGGCAAGAATACCGTGGCCAACATGCAGTCGGGCATCTTCTGGGGCTATGTCGGCCTGATCGAGAGCCTGATCAAGCGCATCCGCGCCGAGTACGGCGAGCCCATGAAGGTGATCGCGACCGGCGGCCTGGCCAGCGTCTTCAAGGACGAGATCGGGCTGTTCGACTTCATCGAGCCGGACCTGATGTCGCTCGGCCTGCTGGAGATCTGGCGGCGCAACCGCGGATGA
- a CDS encoding biotin--[acetyl-CoA-carboxylase] ligase, giving the protein MPVLPDGWTLVALDSVGSTNDEAIRLADGGAPEGTVVWAREQSGGRGRRGRNWSSPVGNLYSTTVLRPACAAQRAAELGFVAALAVGDIVPPGRAVRLKWPNDVLVDGGKVAGILLESAIGQDGLVEHVVAGIGVNVSFAPVLPDMRYPGASLGGSVEAALEGLTRALAARLAQWRRDGFDTVRAEWLAKAGPLGAEVDVRLGEGLVRGRFAGLDREGALLLETADGPRKIVSGELLGRAA; this is encoded by the coding sequence ATGCCCGTCCTGCCGGACGGGTGGACGCTGGTTGCGCTCGACAGCGTCGGCAGTACCAACGACGAAGCGATTCGGCTCGCCGACGGCGGTGCCCCGGAAGGCACCGTCGTCTGGGCCCGCGAGCAGTCGGGTGGGCGAGGACGCCGGGGCCGCAATTGGTCGTCGCCCGTCGGCAATCTCTACAGCACCACGGTCCTGCGGCCGGCCTGTGCGGCCCAGCGTGCGGCCGAGCTGGGCTTCGTGGCCGCGCTTGCGGTGGGTGACATCGTTCCGCCCGGTCGCGCCGTGCGCCTGAAATGGCCCAACGACGTGCTGGTCGACGGCGGCAAGGTCGCCGGCATCCTGCTGGAGAGCGCGATCGGCCAGGACGGGCTGGTCGAGCATGTCGTGGCCGGCATCGGCGTGAACGTGAGCTTTGCACCGGTGCTTCCCGACATGCGCTATCCCGGTGCCTCATTGGGCGGCTCCGTCGAGGCGGCCCTGGAAGGGCTGACGCGGGCTCTGGCGGCACGGCTGGCGCAATGGCGTCGCGACGGCTTCGATACTGTCCGGGCGGAGTGGCTTGCGAAGGCGGGGCCGCTTGGCGCCGAGGTCGACGTGAGGCTGGGCGAGGGCCTGGTGCGGGGCCGGTTCGCCGGACTGGACCGCGAGGGCGCGCTTTTGCTGGAGACCGCGGACGGTCCCCGCAAGATCGTGTCGGGTGAATTGCTGGGCCGGGCGGCCTGA
- the nuoN gene encoding NADH-quinone oxidoreductase subunit NuoN encodes MIVGLENWTLARPEIFLAAATALLLIYGVVRGEIATAFVSVATSVALLVTAALLFLPYREGTAFSSLFIVDRLTATMKALVLVGSALAILMSRAYFEQAKAWRFEYPLVVALATLGMMLMISANDLMALYVGLELQSLALYVIAAFQRDSVRSTEAGVKYFVLGSVASGMLLFGSSLIYGFCGGTAFVQISGALADGRATEIGVIIGLVFVVAGLAFKVSAVPFHMWTPDVYEGAPTPVTALFAVAPKIAAMSLLVSVLMGPFKPLFAQWQQIIVVASVLSMALGAFAALRQQNIKRLMAYSSIGNVGYVLLGVASGTEKGIQSVVFYLAIYMVMTLGVFATILMMKRRNIMVEQVSDLAGLARSQPMMALGMLIFMFSLAGIPPLAGFWGKLYIFMAAVEAKLFVPAVLGVLASVVASYYYLRIVKVMYFDEPPGEAIDRPAFGVNRVVALVAAFLIAVFSLAPQPLSSIATAAAKGLFP; translated from the coding sequence ATGATTGTCGGTCTCGAAAACTGGACACTGGCCCGCCCGGAAATCTTCCTCGCGGCGGCCACCGCTCTGCTGCTGATCTACGGCGTCGTGCGCGGCGAGATCGCCACGGCCTTCGTGTCGGTCGCGACCTCGGTGGCGTTGCTGGTGACGGCCGCGCTGCTGTTCCTGCCGTATCGCGAGGGTACGGCTTTCTCCTCGCTGTTCATCGTCGACCGCCTGACCGCGACCATGAAGGCGCTGGTGCTGGTGGGCTCGGCTCTGGCCATCCTCATGTCGCGGGCCTATTTCGAGCAGGCGAAGGCCTGGCGCTTCGAGTATCCGCTGGTCGTGGCGCTGGCCACGCTCGGCATGATGCTGATGATCTCGGCCAACGACCTGATGGCGCTCTATGTCGGCCTAGAACTGCAGTCGCTGGCGCTCTACGTCATCGCCGCCTTCCAGCGCGACAGCGTTCGTTCGACCGAGGCGGGCGTCAAATACTTCGTCCTGGGCTCGGTTGCCTCGGGCATGCTGCTGTTCGGCTCGTCGCTGATCTACGGCTTCTGCGGCGGCACGGCCTTCGTCCAGATCTCCGGCGCGCTGGCCGACGGCCGCGCCACGGAAATCGGCGTGATCATCGGCCTGGTGTTCGTGGTCGCCGGCCTCGCCTTCAAGGTCTCGGCCGTGCCGTTCCACATGTGGACCCCCGACGTCTACGAGGGCGCGCCGACTCCGGTCACGGCGCTGTTCGCCGTCGCCCCGAAGATCGCGGCCATGTCGCTGCTCGTCTCGGTCCTGATGGGCCCGTTCAAGCCGCTGTTCGCGCAGTGGCAGCAGATCATCGTCGTGGCCTCCGTCCTGTCGATGGCGCTGGGCGCCTTCGCCGCGCTGCGTCAGCAGAACATCAAGCGACTGATGGCCTATTCGTCGATCGGCAATGTAGGCTACGTGCTGCTGGGCGTGGCCAGCGGCACGGAGAAGGGCATCCAGTCGGTGGTGTTCTACCTCGCCATCTACATGGTCATGACGCTGGGCGTGTTCGCCACGATCCTGATGATGAAGCGCCGCAACATCATGGTGGAGCAGGTCTCCGACCTCGCCGGCCTGGCGCGCAGCCAGCCGATGATGGCGCTGGGCATGCTGATCTTCATGTTCTCGCTGGCCGGCATCCCGCCGCTCGCGGGCTTCTGGGGCAAGCTCTACATCTTCATGGCCGCCGTCGAGGCCAAGCTCTTCGTCCCGGCGGTGCTGGGCGTGCTGGCGTCGGTCGTGGCGTCCTACTACTACCTGCGCATCGTCAAGGTGATGTACTTCGACGAGCCGCCGGGCGAGGCCATCGACCGGCCGGCCTTCGGCGTCAATCGCGTGGTCGCACTGGTCGCCGCATTCCTGATCGCCGTGTTCTCGCTGGCTCCCCAGCCCCTCAGCTCGATCGCCACGGCGGCCGCCAAGGGCCTGTTCCCGTGA